The sequence TGCGCTGGCGCCATCCCGAGCGCGGCGTGCTGCTGCCGATGGAGTTCATCCCCATCGCCGAGGACACCGGCCTGATCCTGCCGATCGGCGAATGGGTGTTGCGCACCGCCTGCCGCGAGGCCGCGTCCTGGGACAACGAGCTGAAGATCGCGGTCAACGTCTCGGCGCTGCAGGTCGGCAGCATCGACATGCCCGACGTGATCCACGGCATCCTGATGGAGACCGGCCTGTCGCCGCAGCGGCTGGAAGTGGAGATCACCGAGACCTCTCTGATCCAGGATGCCGAGCGCACGCTGCATATCCTGCGGCGGATCAAGGCGATGGGCGTGTCGATCTCGATGGACGATTTCGGCATCGGCTATTCGTCCCTGTCGACCCTGCGCTCGTTCCCCTTCGACAAGATCAAGCTCGACAAGTCCTTCATGGACGATCTCGACCGCGGGCCGCAGGCCTCGGCGATGATCCGCGCCGTGCTGGCCCTTGGCGAAAGCCTCGATATCCCGATCCTCGCCGAAGGCGTGGAGACCGAGGCGCAGCTGGAATTCCTCACCCAGCAGGGTTGCACCGAGATCCAGGGCTATCTCGTCGGCCATCCGGACGAAAGCGCCGCGGAACCCGGCACGGCCGAGCAGAACCGGATCCTGCCGCCGCCGGTGATGCGGACGCCCCGCACCGGGAGCGGCCGCACCGGTGAGTGAAGCCGCCGGCCGGTCCTTGTCCGATCCTGCCGACGGCCGTCTGCGTCAGCCGATGGCGGTGCGGCCCGGCCAGCGTTCGATGGCATAGCCCGCCTGCTTCGGCCACAGCGCCCGCGTTTCCGCGCCGAGCCGGCGCGCCGCGTGCAGCGGCCAGTTCGGATCGTCGAGCGCCGCCCGGCCGAGCCCGATGAGATCGGCGCGCCCTTGCGTGACCGCCTCCGCCGCCAGCTCCGCCTCGCCCATCAGCCCCACCGCCATTGCCGGCAGGCCGGTCTCCTTGCGGATCTGCGCCGCCCAGGGCAGATACATGCCCGGGCCGATCTCGAAGCGCGAGCCGGTGAAGCCGCCGGCCGACACGTCGATGACGTCGACCCCGCGCTCGCCGACCGCGCGGGAAAAGGCCACGCTGTCCTCGATGGTGCGTCCGCCCTCCAGCCCGTCCACCGCCGACAGGCGCAGGAACAGCGGCATGTCGTCCGGCATCGCCGCGCGCACCGCCTCCACCACCTTGAGCGGGAAGCGCATGCGGTTCTCGGCGCTGCCGCCATAGGCGTCCTCGCGCCGGTTGGACAGCGGCGACAGGAACTGGTTCAGCAGGTAGCCGTGCGCGGCGTGGATCTCGATCAGCTGGAAACCGGCCTCGACCGCCCGTTTCGTCGCCGCGGCCCAGGCCGCCACCTCCGCCTCGATATCGTCTTCGCTCATGGCGCGCGGCATCGGCGCGTCCTCGGCATGGGGCAGGGCGGAGGGCGCCACCGGCTCCCAGTGCTCGGCATCGGCCTCGCGCTCGTCCGTGCCCATCAGCCAGGGCGGGATCGAGGAGGCCTTGCGGCCGGCATGGGCCAGCTGGATGCCGGCGACCGCCCCTTGCGCGCGCAACAGCGCGGTGATCCGCGCCATGCCGGCGATCTGGCCATCGTCCCACAGGCCGGGGCAGCCATAGGTGATGCGTCCTTCGGCCGTCACCGCCGTCGCCTCGACGATCACGGTGCCGAAGCCGCCCAGCGCGAAGCGGCCGAGATGCACGAGGTGATAGTCGCCGACCACGCCGCCGCGCGCCGAATACTGGCACATCGGCGAGACGACGAAGCGGTTGGGCAGGGTCAGCCCGCGCAAGGGGAGGGGCGACAAGAGCTCGGTCATCGAATGTCCTTCCTGGCGATCCGGCCTGAGCTGGCCCTCACCCCGCGGCGGCCCCGCCGCGCCGGGCGGCATCGCGGGGGATGCGGCGGCACGCGTCTTGAACGGGCTGGGCCCTGCGGGGAGGGAAGGCTGGCGGGTCGGCGGATCGGGTTCGGGTAACGGTTTCGGATCAAATAGATGACCAACGGCACCCGCTTGTCCAGTGGGCAGCGGTTGCAGGGCTCGCGTCGGCCGAAGACGCGCCTATTGTTCGCGGCAGATCCGTATGCCGGGGTCCTCGCCGTCCTGCGTCTCCCACTCCTGCAACTGCAGGGCGATGGGCGCGAAGGAGATCTTGCGTTCGTTCACCACCCCGCGCCCGGTCAGGAGATTGAGGTCGCAGCTCAGCGGCTCCTCCTCCTGCAGCGTGTCGTAGGAATTGAAGGTCAGCCCGGCGACGACGAACCGTCCGTCGCGATGGGCGAGCGAGATCGTGTGCTCCCACCGGTTTCGGCCGATGGCGGAGTTCTGCGTGGTGATGGCGATGGAGCCGTTGGCAAGCGCCTTGATCGAGGGCTCCTGGCCGAAGGCGGCCGTGTCGCCGCCGCGCCCGCCCCAGATCTTGTCCGGAACAGCGAGCGCCAGCGACAGTAGGCTGCCGTTCGTCGCCTCCTCGCGCAGGTAGACATAGAGCCCGGCCTGCATGTCGTCGCCGCGCGTTGTCGCCAGAAAGGCCAGGTCCTCGCGGCCGTCCTTGTTCCAGTCGCCGACGGCGGCATCGAGGATGTCCTGCGGGCGGATGTCGGCCGCTTGCGCGCCCGTCTGCCCATCCGCGGTCTGCGCGCCGGCCGGCGCGGCGAGGACCAGCGGTGCCGCGCAAAGAAGCGCAGCGGCGGCGGACAAGGCGAAGGGGCGGGCAATTCGGAGCAATCGAGTCATGCGGGTCTCTCCCTGCCGGACATCCGGCAGGGAGTCCTATCGCCGTGTTCGGCGGCAAATGCCAGCCCGGTTTCGCGCCGGGGCGCGATCCGGCGTGGCGCCTCAGGCCACCGCCTCCACGCCCCGTTCCTCCTGGCGGGCGCTGCGCAGCACGCGGCCCCACCAGGCGAGTTGATCCAGCATCCGCTCCGCCGCCGTGCCCAGATGCGGCAGCGCCTCGAAGCCGGCCCGGCCTTCGCGGATCGCCAGATAGTCGCCGTAGGAGATGTGGACGGCGGCCTTCACCGAGACCAGTTCCAGCTCCGCCGAGATCTGGCGCAGATGCATCACCGCCCGCGCGCCGCCGACGCCGCCATAGGCGATGCTGCCGGCCGGCCGGCGCACCCAGGAGGCATGGTCGAGCGCGTTCTTCAGCACGCCCGTCAGGCTGTGATTGTATTCCGCGACCGTGAAGACATAGGCGTCGCAGGTCGCCACCTTTGCCGCAAAGGCGCTTGCCGCCTGCTTCTGCGCCGTGCTCGCCGCCGGGTCGCCGTAGAAGGGCAAGGGGAAGTCGGCAAGGTCTATGACCTCGACGTCGAAGGCGCCGGTTTTCTCCGCCTGGGCGCAGATCCAGCGGGCGGGCTTGTCGGCAAAGCGGCCCTCGCGGGTGCTGCCGACGATGATCCCCAGCTTCAGTTTGCTCATGGAAGGTCCTTTCGTGTTCGAAAAACGGGGTCAGCCGCGCCGGGGAGCGTGCGCGGCGATCAGCTCGACGGGGATCGAATCGACGCGGGCGATCAGCGGTGCGATCCGCTCCAGATGCGCGGCGAAGTCCGGCGATGCGCGCCAGTTGGCGGCCGCCATCGCGTCGGTGAAGCGGGTGATGACGACGAGGCAGCTGCTGTCGGAGGCCCAGTAGACCTCGTTGCCGAGCCAGCCGGCCTCGCCGGCCGCTTCGCTCAGGCGGGCGATTTCCTGCATCTGCATGTCGAGCAGCCGGTCGGCGGTGCCGCCCGTCGGGGTGAAGATGTTGATCATCGTGTAGGGGAGGGGCGCTTCGGCGGGGGCGAGGCGGGCCGCGGCCGCAGGGGCCGGGACGGGTGTTGCAGTCATTCTGTCGCTCCGGTTGTCTTGTCCGGGCAACGTGATAAAAGTTCAAGTACGCTTTAAGTCAACAGCCGCGCGGACGGTTTTCGCGCCCGCCCGCCGCAAAGGCTCCGCAAGCCATGTCCAGCCCCTCCCGCCGTGCCAAGCCAGGTCCTGTCCTCACCATCCAGCAGGTGGCGCGGCGCAGCGGTGTCGCCGCCTCCGCCCTGCGCTATTACGAGGAGCGCGGGCTGATCTCGGCCGAGCGCGCGGCCTCCGGCCATCGCCGCTTCGAGCGATCCGTGCTGCGGCGCATCGCCTTCATCGTCTTCGCGCAGCGTCTCGGTTTCACGCTTGAGGAGGTGAAGCAGGAGCTCGACAAGCTGCCGAGCGACCACATTCCGACCGGCGCCGACTGGGAGCAGCTGTCGCAGGTCTGGACGCAGCGGGTGGACGAGAGGATCGCCGAATTGCAGCGGCTCAAGCGCGGCCTTGCCGAGTGCATCAGCTGCGGCTGCCTGTCGCTCGCCCAGTGCCGCCTTGCCAATCCCGACGACCGCGCCGGGGCGCTGGGCGCCGGCCCGCGTTACTGGGTCGGCGCGCGCGACATCAAGCAGCTCCTGCCGTAGGTCTCAGCGCTCCGCAGGCTCCAGCCGCACCAGGAGGCGGCCGGCCTCCACCGTGTCGCGTTCGCTTGCTGCGATCTCGGCCACCGTGCCGTCGGCCGCCGCCTTCAGCTCCATCAGGAGCTTCATCGATTCCATCACCACCAGCGTGTCGCCCTTGGCGACCGTATCGCCCGCCGCAACGCGGATCTCGACGACGAGGCCCGGCATCGGCGCGGCGATCCGCTCCGGCGAGGCGCCGTCGCCCGCCGCCCTGTCCTGGCCAAGATCGCCGAGCGGCAGCACCGCGCAGGCGATCTCCGTGCCCGGCCCGCACAGCCACATCCGCCCGTCATGGTGGGCGGCGGCGAAGCTCTCCGCCACGCCATCGCGGGTGATGCGCACCCGGTCCGGCCCCGTCCACTGCGCGGCGATCTCCTGCGTCTCGCCGTCCGTGCCGATGGTTTGCCAGCATCCGGGCCCGCGCGCTTCCAGCACGACGCGGCTCTCGGGTGCAGCCGCATCCACATAGGTCACCCGCGCCGGGCAGCCGGCCTGCGCGAGCAGGCGGAAGCCGGAAAGCGCCTGCCAGGGCGTTGCCGCCGCGCGCGGCCGGCTCGCAAGCGCCGCCGCCGCAAGGGCGAGGCCGTCCGCCTCCGGCGCCCTCCATCCGTCCGGCCAGTTGCGGGCGATGAAGTCGGTGGTGACATTGCCCTGCGCGAAGTCGGGCGAGGCCAGCGCGTCGCGCAGGAACAGCCGCGTGGTGGCCAGCCCCGCCACCTCCAGCCGGTCGAGGCCGGAGAGCAGCTTGCGCCGCGCCGCGTCCCGGTCGGGCCCGTGGGCGATCAGCTTGGCGATCATGGAATCGTACGCCGCCCCGATCTCCGCCCCCGGCTCGATGCCGGCATCGCAGCGCAGTTCCGCAGGCGGCGACCACAGCAGCACCTTGCCCGTGTCCGGGCGAAAGCCGGCGCTGGCGTCTTCCGCCGTCAGCCGCGCCTGGATCGCGTGGCCGTTGCAGGTCACCTCGTCCTGCGTCAGGGCCAGCTTCTCGCCGGCCGCGGCGCGCAGCTGCAGCTCCACAAGGTCGAGCCCGGTGATCTCCTCGGTCACCGTATGCTCGACCTGCAGCCGCGTGTTCATCTCCAGGAAGTGGACTTCCTGCGTCACCGCATCCATCACGAACTCGACCGTGCCGGCGCTGTCGTAGCCGATGGCCCGGCCGAGCCTGAGCGCCGCCTCGAACAGCCGCTCGCGGGTTTCGGGGAGCAAGCCCGGCGCCGGCGCCTCCTCGATCAGCTTCTGGTGATTGCGCTGGACCGAGCAGTCGCGCTCGAACAGGTGCAGCAAGGTGCCGTGCTTGTCGCCGATCAGCTGCACTTCCACATGGCGCGGATTGCGCACCAGCTTCTCGATGAGCAGCCGCCCGTCGCCGAAGGCCCGCTCGGCCTCCGTGCGGGCTGCATCGATGGCAGCCTCCAGCCCCGCCTCGTCGTGGACGGCGCGCATGCCCTTGCCGCCGCCGCCGGCCGAGGCCTTGACCATCACCGGCAGGCCGATCTCGCGCGCGGCCCGCGCCAGATTGCCTGTCGACTGGTCCTCGCCGCTATAGCCGGGAATGCAGGGCACGCCGGCTTCTTCGGCCAGGCGCTTCGCCTCGATCTTGGCACCCATCGCCGCGATGGCCCGTGCGTTCGGCCCAACGAAGGCGATGCCGTTCTCCTCGCAGGCCCGCGCCAGTTCCGGCCGCTCGGACAGGAAGCCGTAGCCGGGGTGGATCGCGCCGGCCCCGCTCGCCCTGGCCGCGGCCATGATCCGGTCGAGGCGCAGGTAGCTGTCGCTCGCCGCCGCCCCGCCGATGGCGATTGCCCGGTCGGCCATCCTCACATGCAGCGCGTCCCGGTCTGCATCGGAATGCACGGCGATGGTGGCGAGCCCCATGCGGCGTGCGGTGCGGATGATGCGGCAGGCGATCTCGCCGCGATTGGCAATCAGCAGGCTGTCGAACATGGTGCGCCTCACATCCTGTAGACCGGCCGCGGGCCGGTGTCCTTGTCGCCGCCCGCGCCCAGCGCCAGGCACAGGCCCAGCACGTCGCGGGTCTGGTCGGGCTCGATCAAGCCGTCGTCCCACAGCCGCGCGGTGGCGTAATAGGGATCGCTCTGCTCCTCGAACTGGGCGCGGGTGCGCCGGTCGAGCTCGGCGATCTCCGCTTCGTTCGCCTGCGATTTCAGGCTGGCCCGGCGCAGCTCCGTCACCACGGTCGCGGCGACATCGGGGCTCATCGTCGCGATGCGGGCATTGGGCCAGGAGAACAGGAAGCGCGGGCGGAAGCCGCGTCCGCACATGCCGTAGTTGCCGGCGCCGTAGGAGCCGCCGACGATCACCGTGTATTTCGGCACGCGCGCATTGGAGACGGCATACACGAGCTTTGCCGAGTGCTTGGCGATGCCGCCGCGCTCGGCGTCGGTGCCGACCATGAAGCCGGTGATGTTCTGCAGGAACAGCAGCGGGATCTGGCGCTGATCGCACAGCTCGATGAAATGCGCACCCTTCAGCGCGCTTTCGGAAAACAGCGCCCCGTCATTGGCCAGGATCCCGACCGGGTAGCCATGGATATGGGCAAAGCCGGTGATCAGCGTCGCGCCGTAGTCGGGCTTGAACTCGGCGAGCTGCGATCCGTCGACCATCGAGCGGATCAGCGCGCGCATGTCGGCCGGGCGCTTCAGGTCCACCGGCGCATGCTCGGACGGGCGCCCGGCGGCAACGAGCGGCGCCAGGGCCTCGCGCGGCGGCGGCGTCACCTTGCGGCCCTCGCCCAGATTGGCGACGATCTCGCGCAGCATGCGCATGGCGCTTTCCTCGTCGGGCGCGACGTGGTCGCTGACGCCGGAGACGGTGGTGTGCATGTCGGCACCGCCCAGCGTTTCGCCGTCGACGATCTCGTTGATCGCCGCCTTGACGATGGGCGGGCCGCCCAGATGGATGCGGCCCGTCCCGCGCACCATGATCACCTGGTCGCTGAGCGCCGGGATATAGGCGCCGCCCGCGGTGCAGCCGCCGAAGACGACGGAGATCTGCGGCAGGCCGGCCGCCGACATCTGGCACTGGCGCCAGAACGCCCCGCCGAAATGGTCCTTGTCGGGAAACACCCGGTCCTGTTCGGGCAGGAAGGCGCCGCCGCAATCGACCAGATAGATGCAGGGAAGGCCGTGCTCCTCCGCCACTTCCTGGGCGCGCGAATGCTTGCGCACCGTCTCGGCGAAGAACGAGCCGCCCTTCACCGTGGCATCGTTGGCGATCAGCATGCAGGGCCGGTCGTGGATCAGGCCGATGCCGGTGACGATGCCTGCTCCCGGCACCTCGCCGCCATAGAGCCCGTGCGCGGCCAGCGGCGACAGCTCCAGAAAGGCGGTGCCGGGATCGAGCGCCAGCTCGATGCGCTCGCGCACGAAGATCTTGCCGCGCTCCGCGTGGCGGGCGCGAAACTTCTCGCCGCCGCCTTGCGCTGCCGCTGCCTGCACCTGTCTCAGTGCGGCCACCAGGTCGTCCATGCCTGCCACGAGCTGCTCCTCCCGTTTGCATTGCCTCGCCCGGTTCGAGACCCTCGGCCCCGGTTGGGTGATTGACAATCTACCTAACGACCGTTAGAAAAACTGTCAACAGGCTGACCCATCAGCCGCATGCGACGAGGCTCGGGGAGGAGATCGCGCAATGCCCGACACGAAATCAGACACGAAATCCGGCACGCAGCCCGATACGGGAACCGCCAGCGAACCGAACGGGAGCGCCCGCGACTGGGTGCGGCTCGACCGGCACGGGCCGGTCGCCGTCCTCGTTCTGGCCGCACCGGAGCAGCTCAACGGCATCCACGCCCCGATGATGCGCCAGCTTCACGCCCGACTGGCCGAGGTCGCGGGCGATGACGCCATCCGCGCGCTGGTGCTGACCGGCGAGGGGCGGGGCTTTTGCGCCGGTGCCCATGTCGGCGAGATGGCGGGTTTTTCCGACAAGGGCCCGGCCGTCGGCCGGCTGCTCGACGAGGGCTGGAACCGCGCGGTGCGCCAGATCCGCGCCCTGCGAAAGCCGGTGGTCGCGGCGGTCAACGGCATTGCCGCCGGCGGGGGTGTCGGTCTGGCACTCGCCTGCGACATCGTGCTTGCCGCCCGCTCCGCCAGCTTCATCCAGGTCTTCGGCCCGCGCCTCGGCGTCGTGCCGGATGTCGGCAGCACCTGGTTCCTGCCGCAGGCGCTGGGCCGCGCCCGCGCGCTGCATCTGATGCTGACCGGCGATCCGCTGAAGGCCGAGACCGCCGCCGACTGGGGGCTGATTGCCGGCTGTGTCGAGGATGGCGAGCTGATGGATGAGGCCCTTGCCCTTGCCGGGCGGCTGGCGCGCGGGCCCGTTGCGGCCTTCGCCGAAATCCGCGAGGCGGTCGCGCAGGGCCTTGCCTCGACCCTCGACACCGCGCTCGACCTGGAGCGCGACGTCAATGCCCGCCTTGCCGGCGGACCCGACTTTGCCGAGGGCACGGCGGCCTTCGTCGAAAAGCGCGAGCCCCGCTTCGGCGGCGCCTGACAATACCAGGATCCTGACAAGACCAGGATCCAGTTTTCGCCGCCGGCAGCAAGGCCGGCCGGCACGCAACACGGGATGGACCGAATGACAGCTTCCGGTTTCGATGTGACCAGCGCCAGCGACTTCTTCTTCGAGGAAGAGCACAAGATGCTGCGCGATCAGGTGCGCCGCTTCGTCGAGGAGGAGATCAAGCCGCATGCCGACCAGTGGGAGCGCGACGGCGCCACCCCGCGCGAGCTGCTGCGCAAGATGGGGGCGCTCGGCTTCTTCGGCATCCGCTATCCGGAAGCCTATGGCGGCAGCGCCATGGACGAACGCGCCACCGTTGTCCTGTCGGAAGAGCTCGGCCGCTGCACCTATGCCGGCGTCGCCATCACCGCGCTGGTCCACACCGACATGGCCTCGGTCCATCTCTTCAATGCCGGCAACGACGCCCAGAAGGCGAAATACATGCCCGGCATCATCAGCGGCGAGACCATCACCGCCGTCGGCGTCACCGAGCCGGACGCCGGCTCCGACGTCAAGGGCATCCGCACCACCGCCCGCCGCGAGGGCGATCACTACGTGCTGAACGGCACCAAGACCTTCATCACCAACGGCGTGCTGGCCGATGTCTACTGCATCGCCGCCAAGACCGGCGGCGACGGGCCGGCCAGCAAGGCGGTGACCATGTTCATCATTGAGAAGGGCATGGAGGGCTTCACCGTCTCGCGCGCCCTCGACAAGCACGGCTGGCGCAGCTCGGACACGGCCGAGCTCTCCTTCGTCGATGTCCGCGTCCCGGCCGAGAACGTGCTCGGCGAGGAAGGGCGCGGCTTCTACGAGATCATGAAGAACTTCCAGAACGAGCGCCTCGTGCTCGGCGCCATGGCCATGGGCGAGGCCCAGGCCGCCATCGAGCTGACGGTCGCCTATGTTCGCGACCGCAAGGCCTTCGGCGCCCCGCTCTGGGAAAAGCAGGCTATCCGCCAGCGCCTCGCCATGCTGTCGTCGCGGGTCGAGGCGGCCCGGCAGATGGTCTACGCCACCGCCGCCCGATCGGCGCGCGGCGAGCAGCTGGTGCGCGAGGTCTCGATGATCAAGGCGCTGTGCGGCGAGCTGGTCAACGAGGTCATGTATGCCTGCGTCCAGTTCCACGGCGGCATGGGCTTCATGCGCGAGAGCACCATCGAGCGCATGTCGCGCGATGCCCGCGTCCAGGCGATCGGCGGCGGGGCGACCGAGGTGATGCTCGAAGAAGTCGCCAAGCGCATGTGACCGCAATGCGCGCCTTCGTGCTGGAAACCGGCTTCGGCCTCGACAACCTGGTGCTGCGGGAGCGGGAAACGCCGATGCCGGGGCCGGGCCAGGTGCTGCTGGAAATGCGCACCGCCTCGCTCAACTACCGCGATCTCGTGGTGGTGGCCGGCGGCCATGGCCGCGCCGTGCGCCCGCCGCTGGTGCCGCTGTCCGACGGCGTCGGCATCGTCGTGGAGACCGGGCCGGGGGTGCGCGACCTTGCCGTCGGCGACCGGGTGGCGCCGGCCTTCTACCAGCACTGGCAGGGCGGGGCTCCGCCCGACGATCTGGAGGCCGGCCGTCTCGGCGGGCCGCTGGACGGCGTGCTCGCCTCCCATTGCGTCTTTCCCGAAAGCGGCCTCGTCAAGATCGCCGAGGGCCTGTCCAATGCGGAGGCGGCAACGCTTCCCTGCGCCGGTGTCACCGCCTGGAGCGCCCTGTCCGAGCCCTGGCCGCTGCGCCCGGGCGAGAGCGTGCTGATCCAGGGAACGGGCGGGGTTGCCTTGATGGCGCTGGCCCTTGCCCGCCGTGCCGGCGCCCATACCATCGTCACCACCTCTTCGCCGATCAAGGCGGCGCGCCTTGCCGCGCTCGGCGCCGATCTCGTCATCGACCGCAATGCGACGCCCGACTGGGCCCGCGCTGTGCGCGAGGCGACGGGCGGGCGCGGCTGCGAGCGGGTGCTGGAGCTCGGCGGCGCGGCGACGCTCAACGATTCGGTCAAGGCGGTGCGCACCGGCGGCACCATCCTGCTGATCGGCAATGTCACCGGTTCGATGGCCGAGCTCTTCCTGCCGCTGGTCCTGACCCGCCGCATCACCCTGCATTCGGTGTCCTGCGGCTCGCGCCAGGCCTTTCAGGCGCTGATGGGCGCGCTGGCGGCGGGCGGCATCCGCCCGGTGGTCGACCGGGTCTTCCCCTTCGAAGAGGCGCACGAGGCCTTCCGCACCCTTGAAAAGGGAGAGCACTTCGGAAACATATGCCTCTCGCTCTCGCAGGACCCGTCCCGTTGACCGCCTCCCTTCCCAAGCCGCAGAAAAAGACGAAGAAGGCGCTCGAGGCGCGGCAGGTCATCATGGCTGCCGCCGCCCGGATGATGCGCGAGCGCGGCTATGCGGACACCTCGCTGCGCGATCTGGCGGCCGAGGTCGGCATGAAGGCCGGCAGCCTCTACTACCATTTCGCCTCCAAGGACGAACTGGCCATCGAGGTCATGCGGCTCGGCGTGCAGCTTGTCTGCGATGCAGTCGACGAGGCGTTGGCGAAGCGGCCGGACGCAAGCCCGCGCGAGCGGATCGTCATCGCCCTCAAGGTCCATCTGGAGACGTTGCTCTCGGCGAGCGATTTCGCCTCGGCCCATATCCGCTGCTACCCCTTCGTGCCCGAAGCGGTGCAGCAGGAACTGCTGGCGACGCGCCGCAACTACGACAAGGTCTGGAGCGCGATCATCCGCGATTACCTCGGGCCGGAGGCCGACGGCCTGCGCGTCCGCTACCTGCGCCACGCCCTGATCGGCGCGCTCAACTGGTCGCTGGAATGGTTCGACCCCGCCCGCGACACCGTGCCGGGCTACGTCGCCGCGCTCGAGCGGCTGCTGCCGCCAGAAACCAAAGCCTGAGACGCTCTCAGCGCTGCGAGGCGGCGACCATCGCGCCGACGCCGATGAAGGCACCGCCCGTCACCCGGTTGAACACCTGTCCCCAGCGCGTCAGCCAGGGTGCCAGCCGCCCGGCCGCGCCCGCCAGCACCACCTCGTAGGCGAACTCCACCGCCGCGTAGGTGCCTGCGAAGATCGCGAACTGCAGCAGGAGCGAGGTGCCCGGCTGCATGAACTGCGGCAGGAAGGTCGAAAAGAAGATCAGCGCCTTGGGGTTCGACAGCGCCACCAGCAGGCCTTGCGTGAAGGCGCGGCGGCGGCTGATCGGGCGTGCCGCCGGGCCGCCCTCGCTCGCCGCCTGGATGCCGGCGGTGAAGGCCGGCGCCCGCCACAGCCGGATGCCCAGCCAGATGAGATAGGCAGCGCCCACCCACTTCACGACGCTGAACAGCATCTCGGAGGTCAGCATCAACGCGCCGAGGCCGGCGAGCGAGGCGCCGATCAGCAGCGCCATTCCGGTGATGCAGCCGAGCGCGGTGAACACGGTGCGGCCGAGCCCGTAGCGGACCCCGTGATTGAGGCAGAGGAGGCCGTTCGGTCCCGGTGTCAGCGACAGGGCGAGCGAGGCCAGCAGGTAGACCAACCACAGATCGAAGCTCATGCCGGCACTCCACACGGGCAGGCGGGG comes from Stappia sp. 28M-7 and encodes:
- a CDS encoding acyl-CoA carboxylase subunit beta, yielding MDDLVAALRQVQAAAAQGGGEKFRARHAERGKIFVRERIELALDPGTAFLELSPLAAHGLYGGEVPGAGIVTGIGLIHDRPCMLIANDATVKGGSFFAETVRKHSRAQEVAEEHGLPCIYLVDCGGAFLPEQDRVFPDKDHFGGAFWRQCQMSAAGLPQISVVFGGCTAGGAYIPALSDQVIMVRGTGRIHLGGPPIVKAAINEIVDGETLGGADMHTTVSGVSDHVAPDEESAMRMLREIVANLGEGRKVTPPPREALAPLVAAGRPSEHAPVDLKRPADMRALIRSMVDGSQLAEFKPDYGATLITGFAHIHGYPVGILANDGALFSESALKGAHFIELCDQRQIPLLFLQNITGFMVGTDAERGGIAKHSAKLVYAVSNARVPKYTVIVGGSYGAGNYGMCGRGFRPRFLFSWPNARIATMSPDVAATVVTELRRASLKSQANEAEIAELDRRTRAQFEEQSDPYYATARLWDDGLIEPDQTRDVLGLCLALGAGGDKDTGPRPVYRM
- a CDS encoding enoyl-CoA hydratase-related protein; this translates as MPDTKSDTKSGTQPDTGTASEPNGSARDWVRLDRHGPVAVLVLAAPEQLNGIHAPMMRQLHARLAEVAGDDAIRALVLTGEGRGFCAGAHVGEMAGFSDKGPAVGRLLDEGWNRAVRQIRALRKPVVAAVNGIAAGGGVGLALACDIVLAARSASFIQVFGPRLGVVPDVGSTWFLPQALGRARALHLMLTGDPLKAETAADWGLIAGCVEDGELMDEALALAGRLARGPVAAFAEIREAVAQGLASTLDTALDLERDVNARLAGGPDFAEGTAAFVEKREPRFGGA
- a CDS encoding acyl-CoA dehydrogenase family protein; the encoded protein is MTASGFDVTSASDFFFEEEHKMLRDQVRRFVEEEIKPHADQWERDGATPRELLRKMGALGFFGIRYPEAYGGSAMDERATVVLSEELGRCTYAGVAITALVHTDMASVHLFNAGNDAQKAKYMPGIISGETITAVGVTEPDAGSDVKGIRTTARREGDHYVLNGTKTFITNGVLADVYCIAAKTGGDGPASKAVTMFIIEKGMEGFTVSRALDKHGWRSSDTAELSFVDVRVPAENVLGEEGRGFYEIMKNFQNERLVLGAMAMGEAQAAIELTVAYVRDRKAFGAPLWEKQAIRQRLAMLSSRVEAARQMVYATAARSARGEQLVREVSMIKALCGELVNEVMYACVQFHGGMGFMRESTIERMSRDARVQAIGGGATEVMLEEVAKRM
- the soxR gene encoding redox-sensitive transcriptional activator SoxR; amino-acid sequence: MSSPSRRAKPGPVLTIQQVARRSGVAASALRYYEERGLISAERAASGHRRFERSVLRRIAFIVFAQRLGFTLEEVKQELDKLPSDHIPTGADWEQLSQVWTQRVDERIAELQRLKRGLAECISCGCLSLAQCRLANPDDRAGALGAGPRYWVGARDIKQLLP
- a CDS encoding putative quinol monooxygenase, which codes for MTATPVPAPAAAARLAPAEAPLPYTMINIFTPTGGTADRLLDMQMQEIARLSEAAGEAGWLGNEVYWASDSSCLVVITRFTDAMAAANWRASPDFAAHLERIAPLIARVDSIPVELIAAHAPRRG
- a CDS encoding NADH:flavin oxidoreductase/NADH oxidase, yielding MTELLSPLPLRGLTLPNRFVVSPMCQYSARGGVVGDYHLVHLGRFALGGFGTVIVEATAVTAEGRITYGCPGLWDDGQIAGMARITALLRAQGAVAGIQLAHAGRKASSIPPWLMGTDEREADAEHWEPVAPSALPHAEDAPMPRAMSEDDIEAEVAAWAAATKRAVEAGFQLIEIHAAHGYLLNQFLSPLSNRREDAYGGSAENRMRFPLKVVEAVRAAMPDDMPLFLRLSAVDGLEGGRTIEDSVAFSRAVGERGVDVIDVSAGGFTGSRFEIGPGMYLPWAAQIRKETGLPAMAVGLMGEAELAAEAVTQGRADLIGLGRAALDDPNWPLHAARRLGAETRALWPKQAGYAIERWPGRTAIG
- a CDS encoding biotin carboxylase N-terminal domain-containing protein, with product MFDSLLIANRGEIACRIIRTARRMGLATIAVHSDADRDALHVRMADRAIAIGGAAASDSYLRLDRIMAAARASGAGAIHPGYGFLSERPELARACEENGIAFVGPNARAIAAMGAKIEAKRLAEEAGVPCIPGYSGEDQSTGNLARAAREIGLPVMVKASAGGGGKGMRAVHDEAGLEAAIDAARTEAERAFGDGRLLIEKLVRNPRHVEVQLIGDKHGTLLHLFERDCSVQRNHQKLIEEAPAPGLLPETRERLFEAALRLGRAIGYDSAGTVEFVMDAVTQEVHFLEMNTRLQVEHTVTEEITGLDLVELQLRAAAGEKLALTQDEVTCNGHAIQARLTAEDASAGFRPDTGKVLLWSPPAELRCDAGIEPGAEIGAAYDSMIAKLIAHGPDRDAARRKLLSGLDRLEVAGLATTRLFLRDALASPDFAQGNVTTDFIARNWPDGWRAPEADGLALAAAALASRPRAAATPWQALSGFRLLAQAGCPARVTYVDAAAPESRVVLEARGPGCWQTIGTDGETQEIAAQWTGPDRVRITRDGVAESFAAAHHDGRMWLCGPGTEIACAVLPLGDLGQDRAAGDGASPERIAAPMPGLVVEIRVAAGDTVAKGDTLVVMESMKLLMELKAAADGTVAEIAASERDTVEAGRLLVRLEPAER
- a CDS encoding NADPH-dependent FMN reductase; this encodes MSKLKLGIIVGSTREGRFADKPARWICAQAEKTGAFDVEVIDLADFPLPFYGDPAASTAQKQAASAFAAKVATCDAYVFTVAEYNHSLTGVLKNALDHASWVRRPAGSIAYGGVGGARAVMHLRQISAELELVSVKAAVHISYGDYLAIREGRAGFEALPHLGTAAERMLDQLAWWGRVLRSARQEERGVEAVA